One region of Strigops habroptila isolate Jane chromosome 11, bStrHab1.2.pri, whole genome shotgun sequence genomic DNA includes:
- the P2RX4 gene encoding P2X purinoceptor 4 — protein sequence MVSCAAFHSFLFEYDTPRIVLIRSRKVGLINRAVQLAILAYVIGWVFLWEKGYQETDSVVSSVITKVKGVTLTNTSALGATVWDVADYVIPPQEENTVFVMTNAILTLNQRQGRCPELPDDKTECKVKNNCVPGYASTHSNGIQTGECVPYNSSIKTCEVFAWCPVENDYHVPKPALLQEAENFTILVKNNILYPKFNFSKRNILPDINSTYLKNCIYDSQTDPFCPIFRLGKIVEAAGQNFQEMAVEGGVMALQINWNCNLDRAASHCVPKYSFRRLDNKDSAHTVSPGYNFRFAKYFRDSNGTESRTLVKAYGIRFDIIVFGKAGKFDVIPTMINIGSGLALFGVATVLCDVVVLYCMKKKYYYREKKYKYVEDYELGVGETYGTNS from the exons ATGGTGTCGTGCGCCGCTTTCCACAGCTTCCTCTTCGAGTACGACACCCCCCGCATCGTGCTGATCCGGAGCCGCAAAGTGGGGCTCATCAACCGCGCGGTGCAGCTCGCCATCCTCGCCTACGTGATCGG ATGGGTCTTTCTGTGGGAGAAGGGCTACCAGGAAACAGACTCTGTGGTCAGTTCTGTAATCACAAAGGTGAAAGGAGTAACGCTGACAAACACATCCGCCTTGGGAGCCACGGTCTGGGATGTGGCTGACTATGTCATCCCTCCTCAG GAGGAGAACACTGTGTTTGTCATGACCAATGCGATACTCACACTGAACCAGCGCCAAGGCCGCTGCCCAGAG CTTCCAGATGATAAAACAGAGTGCAAGGTGAAGAACAACTGTGTTCCAGGATATGCCAGCACCCACAGCAATG GCATCCAGACTGGCGAGTGTGTACCGTACAACAGCAGCATTAAGACCTGTGAAGTCTTTGCATGGTGCCCTGTGGAGAATGATTATCACGTACCCAA GCCAGCATTGCTGCAAGAAGCTGAGAACTTCACCATTCTGGTGAAGAACAACATTTTGTATCCCAAGTTCAACTTCAGCAA GCGAAACATCCTCCCTGATATCAACTCCACCTACCTCAAGAACTGCATCTATGACTCTCAGACAGATCCCTTCTGCCCTATCTTTCGATTAGGGAAAATAGTTGAAGCTGCAGGGCAGAACTTCCAGGAAATGGCTGTGGAG GGTGGAGTCATGGCACTGCAGATCAACTGGAACTGCAACCTTGACAGAGCTGCATCCCACTGTGTGCCAAAGTATTCCTTCCGGCGCCTGGACAACAAGGACTCTGCTCACACTGTCTCACCTGGCTACAACTTCAG GTTTGCAAAATACTTCAGGGATAGTAACGGCACCGAATCACGGACACTTGTCAAAGCTTACGGCATCCGCTTTGATATCATAGTGTTTGGAAAG GCAGGAAAATTTGATGTCATTCCTACCATGATTAACATCGGCTCTGGCTTAGCGCTGTTTGGCGTG GCAACGGTGCTGTGTGACGTTGTTGTTCTGTACTGCATGAAGAAGAAATACTACTATCGggagaagaaatacaaatacgTGGAGGATTATGAACTG GGAGTCGGTGAGACATATGGAACAAACTCCTGA
- the CAMKK2 gene encoding calcium/calmodulin-dependent protein kinase kinase 2 isoform X1 — protein sequence MPSCTPSSSPTLQPLCCDRGCGRRVPGALRDPPALSPHRPGMASLIVVTEYDTTGSVSEEEEMNVAGSEGFGDSQEPRAKLHLSGRKLSLQERSQPARSPGSSNSTERFIYPSLPYSPVTSPHSSPRLPRRPTVESNRVSITGLQDCVQLNQYKLKDEIGKGSYGVVKLAYNEDDNTYYAMKVLSKKKLMRQAGFPRRPPPRGAKAASEGCLQPKGPIEQVYQEIAILKKLDHPNVVKLVEVLDDPSEDHLYMVFELVKQGPVMEIPTLKPLSEDQARFYFQDLIKGIEYLHYQKIIHRDIKPSNLLVGEDGHVKIADFGVSNEFKGADALLTNTVGTPAFMAPETLSETRKIFSGKALDVWAMGITLYCFVFGQCPFMDERILSLHNKIKTQTLEFPDQPEITDFLKDLITRMLDKNPESRISVPEIKESTVQQPFVGDFWSCAPARAWKGREAEKMETKLHPWVTKNGAELLPTEDENCTLVEVTEEEVENSVKHIPSLATVILVKTMIRKRSFGNPFEGSRREERSLSAPGNLLPRKQGSEDNLKCNDLPNVGEEELLS from the exons ATGCCATCATGCAcccccagcagctctcccaccctgcagcccctctgTTGTGACAGAGGCTGCGGCCGCCGCGTGCCTGGGGCGCTGCGGGACCCCCCGGCACTGAGTCCCCATCGCCCCGGCATGGCCTCGCTCATCGTGGTGACCGAGTACGACACGACGGGGAGCGTgagcgaggaggaggagatgaacGTGGCCGGCAGTGAGGGCTTTGGGGACAGCCAGGAGCCCAGGGCGAAGCTGCACCTCTCCGGCCGAAAGCTGTCCCTGCAGGAGCGGTCGCAGCCGGCCCGCTCGCCCGGGAGCAGCAATAGCACCGAGCGCTTCATCTACCCGTCCCTCCCGTACTCCCCGGTGACGTCCCCACACTCCTCCCCACGGCTGCCGCGGCGGCCGACGGTGGAGTCCAACCGCGTGTCCATCACGGGGCTGCAG GACTGTGTGCAGCTCAACCAGTACAAGCTGAAGGATGAGATTGGGAAG GGCTCCTATGGTGTGGTGAAGCTGGCCTACAACGAGGATGATAACACCTACTAT GCAATGAAGGTTCTCTCCAAAAAGAAGCTGATGAGGCAGGCGGGCTTCCCCC GCCGCCCGCCACCCCGCGGAGCCAAAGCTGCCTCCgagggctgcctgcagcccaaAGGGCCCATTGAACAGGTCTATCAGGAGATTGCCATCCTGAAGAAGCTGGACCACCCCAATGTGGTGAAGCTGGTGGAG GTCTTGGATGACCCCAGTGAGGACCACCTCTACATGG TGTTTGAACTGGTGAAGCAAGG CCCCGTGATGGAAATCCCAACCCTGAAACCTCTCAGTGAGGACCAGGCTCGGTTCTACTTCCAGGATCTGATCAAGGGCATTGAATACT TGCACTATCAAAAGATAATCCACCGGGATATTAAACCTTCCAACCTCCTCGTGGGGGAAGATGGGCACGTCAAGATTGCTGACTTCGGAGTCAGCAACGAGTTCAAGGGAGCCGATGCCCTCTTAACCAACACAGTGGGCACCCCTGCCTTCATGGCCCCGGAGACGCTCTCGGAAACCAGGAAAATCTTCTCTGGAAAG gCTTTGGATGTCTGGGCCATGGGGATCACACTGTACTGCTTCGTGTTTGGGCAG TGCCCTTTTATGGATGAAAGGATCCTGAGTTTACACAATAAAATCAAGACCCAAACGTTGGAGTTCCCAGACCA gCCTGAAATTACAGACTTCTTGAAGGATTTGATCACGCGGATGCTGGATAAAAATCCCGAATCCAGGATTTCGGTCCCAGAAATCAAG GAAAGTACTGTGCAACAGCCTTTCGTAGGAGATTTCTGGTCCTGTGCCCCTGCGAGAGCCTGGAAGGGGCGAGAAGCTGAGAAAATGGAGACTAAG TTGCACCCTTGGGTCACCAAGAACGGAGCGGAGCTGCTGCCCACGGAGGATGAGAACTGCACCCTCGTCGAGGTGAcggaggaggaggtggagaatTCGGTCAAGCACATCCCCAGCCTGGCCACTGTG ATCTTGGTTAAAACGATGATCCGGAAGCGATCCTTCGGGAACCCGTTcgaggggagcaggagggaggaacGGTCGTTGTCTGCCCCCGGGAACCTGCTGCC caGGAAACAAGGCAGCGAAGATAATCTGAAATGCAACGACTTGCCCAACGTGGGAGAGGAGGAACTTCTTTCGTGA
- the CAMKK2 gene encoding calcium/calmodulin-dependent protein kinase kinase 2 isoform X2, with protein sequence MPSCTPSSSPTLQPLCCDRGCGRRVPGALRDPPALSPHRPGMASLIVVTEYDTTGSVSEEEEMNVAGSEGFGDSQEPRAKLHLSGRKLSLQERSQPARSPGSSNSTERFIYPSLPYSPVTSPHSSPRLPRRPTVESNRVSITGLQDCVQLNQYKLKDEIGKGSYGVVKLAYNEDDNTYYAMKVLSKKKLMRQAGFPRRPPPRGAKAASEGCLQPKGPIEQVYQEIAILKKLDHPNVVKLVEVLDDPSEDHLYMVFELVKQGPVMEIPTLKPLSEDQARFYFQDLIKGIEYLHYQKIIHRDIKPSNLLVGEDGHVKIADFGVSNEFKGADALLTNTVGTPAFMAPETLSETRKIFSGKALDVWAMGITLYCFVFGQCPFMDERILSLHNKIKTQTLEFPDQPEITDFLKDLITRMLDKNPESRISVPEIKLHPWVTKNGAELLPTEDENCTLVEVTEEEVENSVKHIPSLATVILVKTMIRKRSFGNPFEGSRREERSLSAPGNLLPRKQGSEDNLKCNDLPNVGEEELLS encoded by the exons ATGCCATCATGCAcccccagcagctctcccaccctgcagcccctctgTTGTGACAGAGGCTGCGGCCGCCGCGTGCCTGGGGCGCTGCGGGACCCCCCGGCACTGAGTCCCCATCGCCCCGGCATGGCCTCGCTCATCGTGGTGACCGAGTACGACACGACGGGGAGCGTgagcgaggaggaggagatgaacGTGGCCGGCAGTGAGGGCTTTGGGGACAGCCAGGAGCCCAGGGCGAAGCTGCACCTCTCCGGCCGAAAGCTGTCCCTGCAGGAGCGGTCGCAGCCGGCCCGCTCGCCCGGGAGCAGCAATAGCACCGAGCGCTTCATCTACCCGTCCCTCCCGTACTCCCCGGTGACGTCCCCACACTCCTCCCCACGGCTGCCGCGGCGGCCGACGGTGGAGTCCAACCGCGTGTCCATCACGGGGCTGCAG GACTGTGTGCAGCTCAACCAGTACAAGCTGAAGGATGAGATTGGGAAG GGCTCCTATGGTGTGGTGAAGCTGGCCTACAACGAGGATGATAACACCTACTAT GCAATGAAGGTTCTCTCCAAAAAGAAGCTGATGAGGCAGGCGGGCTTCCCCC GCCGCCCGCCACCCCGCGGAGCCAAAGCTGCCTCCgagggctgcctgcagcccaaAGGGCCCATTGAACAGGTCTATCAGGAGATTGCCATCCTGAAGAAGCTGGACCACCCCAATGTGGTGAAGCTGGTGGAG GTCTTGGATGACCCCAGTGAGGACCACCTCTACATGG TGTTTGAACTGGTGAAGCAAGG CCCCGTGATGGAAATCCCAACCCTGAAACCTCTCAGTGAGGACCAGGCTCGGTTCTACTTCCAGGATCTGATCAAGGGCATTGAATACT TGCACTATCAAAAGATAATCCACCGGGATATTAAACCTTCCAACCTCCTCGTGGGGGAAGATGGGCACGTCAAGATTGCTGACTTCGGAGTCAGCAACGAGTTCAAGGGAGCCGATGCCCTCTTAACCAACACAGTGGGCACCCCTGCCTTCATGGCCCCGGAGACGCTCTCGGAAACCAGGAAAATCTTCTCTGGAAAG gCTTTGGATGTCTGGGCCATGGGGATCACACTGTACTGCTTCGTGTTTGGGCAG TGCCCTTTTATGGATGAAAGGATCCTGAGTTTACACAATAAAATCAAGACCCAAACGTTGGAGTTCCCAGACCA gCCTGAAATTACAGACTTCTTGAAGGATTTGATCACGCGGATGCTGGATAAAAATCCCGAATCCAGGATTTCGGTCCCAGAAATCAAG TTGCACCCTTGGGTCACCAAGAACGGAGCGGAGCTGCTGCCCACGGAGGATGAGAACTGCACCCTCGTCGAGGTGAcggaggaggaggtggagaatTCGGTCAAGCACATCCCCAGCCTGGCCACTGTG ATCTTGGTTAAAACGATGATCCGGAAGCGATCCTTCGGGAACCCGTTcgaggggagcaggagggaggaacGGTCGTTGTCTGCCCCCGGGAACCTGCTGCC caGGAAACAAGGCAGCGAAGATAATCTGAAATGCAACGACTTGCCCAACGTGGGAGAGGAGGAACTTCTTTCGTGA
- the CAMKK2 gene encoding calcium/calmodulin-dependent protein kinase kinase 2 isoform X4: MPSCTPSSSPTLQPLCCDRGCGRRVPGALRDPPALSPHRPGMASLIVVTEYDTTGSVSEEEEMNVAGSEGFGDSQEPRAKLHLSGRKLSLQERSQPARSPGSSNSTERFIYPSLPYSPVTSPHSSPRLPRRPTVESNRVSITGLQDCVQLNQYKLKDEIGKGSYGVVKLAYNEDDNTYYAMKVLSKKKLMRQAGFPRRPPPRGAKAASEGCLQPKGPIEQVYQEIAILKKLDHPNVVKLVEVLDDPSEDHLYMVFELVKQGPVMEIPTLKPLSEDQARFYFQDLIKGIEYLHYQKIIHRDIKPSNLLVGEDGHVKIADFGVSNEFKGADALLTNTVGTPAFMAPETLSETRKIFSGKALDVWAMGITLYCFVFGQCPFMDERILSLHNKIKTQTLEFPDQPEITDFLKDLITRMLDKNPESRISVPEIKLHPWVTKNGAELLPTEDENCTLVEVTEEEVENSVKHIPSLATVILVKTMIRKRSFGNPFEGSRREERSLSAPGNLLPKQGSEDNLKCNDLPNVGEEELLS, encoded by the exons ATGCCATCATGCAcccccagcagctctcccaccctgcagcccctctgTTGTGACAGAGGCTGCGGCCGCCGCGTGCCTGGGGCGCTGCGGGACCCCCCGGCACTGAGTCCCCATCGCCCCGGCATGGCCTCGCTCATCGTGGTGACCGAGTACGACACGACGGGGAGCGTgagcgaggaggaggagatgaacGTGGCCGGCAGTGAGGGCTTTGGGGACAGCCAGGAGCCCAGGGCGAAGCTGCACCTCTCCGGCCGAAAGCTGTCCCTGCAGGAGCGGTCGCAGCCGGCCCGCTCGCCCGGGAGCAGCAATAGCACCGAGCGCTTCATCTACCCGTCCCTCCCGTACTCCCCGGTGACGTCCCCACACTCCTCCCCACGGCTGCCGCGGCGGCCGACGGTGGAGTCCAACCGCGTGTCCATCACGGGGCTGCAG GACTGTGTGCAGCTCAACCAGTACAAGCTGAAGGATGAGATTGGGAAG GGCTCCTATGGTGTGGTGAAGCTGGCCTACAACGAGGATGATAACACCTACTAT GCAATGAAGGTTCTCTCCAAAAAGAAGCTGATGAGGCAGGCGGGCTTCCCCC GCCGCCCGCCACCCCGCGGAGCCAAAGCTGCCTCCgagggctgcctgcagcccaaAGGGCCCATTGAACAGGTCTATCAGGAGATTGCCATCCTGAAGAAGCTGGACCACCCCAATGTGGTGAAGCTGGTGGAG GTCTTGGATGACCCCAGTGAGGACCACCTCTACATGG TGTTTGAACTGGTGAAGCAAGG CCCCGTGATGGAAATCCCAACCCTGAAACCTCTCAGTGAGGACCAGGCTCGGTTCTACTTCCAGGATCTGATCAAGGGCATTGAATACT TGCACTATCAAAAGATAATCCACCGGGATATTAAACCTTCCAACCTCCTCGTGGGGGAAGATGGGCACGTCAAGATTGCTGACTTCGGAGTCAGCAACGAGTTCAAGGGAGCCGATGCCCTCTTAACCAACACAGTGGGCACCCCTGCCTTCATGGCCCCGGAGACGCTCTCGGAAACCAGGAAAATCTTCTCTGGAAAG gCTTTGGATGTCTGGGCCATGGGGATCACACTGTACTGCTTCGTGTTTGGGCAG TGCCCTTTTATGGATGAAAGGATCCTGAGTTTACACAATAAAATCAAGACCCAAACGTTGGAGTTCCCAGACCA gCCTGAAATTACAGACTTCTTGAAGGATTTGATCACGCGGATGCTGGATAAAAATCCCGAATCCAGGATTTCGGTCCCAGAAATCAAG TTGCACCCTTGGGTCACCAAGAACGGAGCGGAGCTGCTGCCCACGGAGGATGAGAACTGCACCCTCGTCGAGGTGAcggaggaggaggtggagaatTCGGTCAAGCACATCCCCAGCCTGGCCACTGTG ATCTTGGTTAAAACGATGATCCGGAAGCGATCCTTCGGGAACCCGTTcgaggggagcaggagggaggaacGGTCGTTGTCTGCCCCCGGGAACCTGCTGCC GAAACAAGGCAGCGAAGATAATCTGAAATGCAACGACTTGCCCAACGTGGGAGAGGAGGAACTTCTTTCGTGA
- the CAMKK2 gene encoding calcium/calmodulin-dependent protein kinase kinase 2 isoform X3: protein MPSCTPSSSPTLQPLCCDRGCGRRVPGALRDPPALSPHRPGMASLIVVTEYDTTGSVSEEEEMNVAGSEGFGDSQEPRAKLHLSGRKLSLQERSQPARSPGSSNSTERFIYPSLPYSPVTSPHSSPRLPRRPTVESNRVSITGLQDCVQLNQYKLKDEIGKGSYGVVKLAYNEDDNTYYAMKVLSKKKLMRQAGFPRRPPPRGAKAASEGCLQPKGPIEQVYQEIAILKKLDHPNVVKLVEVLDDPSEDHLYMVFELVKQGPVMEIPTLKPLSEDQARFYFQDLIKGIEYLHYQKIIHRDIKPSNLLVGEDGHVKIADFGVSNEFKGADALLTNTVGTPAFMAPETLSETRKIFSGKALDVWAMGITLYCFVFGQCPFMDERILSLHNKIKTQTLEFPDQPEITDFLKDLITRMLDKNPESRISVPEIKESTVQQPFVGDFWSCAPARAWKGREAEKMETKLHPWVTKNGAELLPTEDENCTLVEVTEEEVENSVKHIPSLATVILVKTMIRKRSFGNPFEGSRREERSLSAPGNLLPKQGSEDNLKCNDLPNVGEEELLS, encoded by the exons ATGCCATCATGCAcccccagcagctctcccaccctgcagcccctctgTTGTGACAGAGGCTGCGGCCGCCGCGTGCCTGGGGCGCTGCGGGACCCCCCGGCACTGAGTCCCCATCGCCCCGGCATGGCCTCGCTCATCGTGGTGACCGAGTACGACACGACGGGGAGCGTgagcgaggaggaggagatgaacGTGGCCGGCAGTGAGGGCTTTGGGGACAGCCAGGAGCCCAGGGCGAAGCTGCACCTCTCCGGCCGAAAGCTGTCCCTGCAGGAGCGGTCGCAGCCGGCCCGCTCGCCCGGGAGCAGCAATAGCACCGAGCGCTTCATCTACCCGTCCCTCCCGTACTCCCCGGTGACGTCCCCACACTCCTCCCCACGGCTGCCGCGGCGGCCGACGGTGGAGTCCAACCGCGTGTCCATCACGGGGCTGCAG GACTGTGTGCAGCTCAACCAGTACAAGCTGAAGGATGAGATTGGGAAG GGCTCCTATGGTGTGGTGAAGCTGGCCTACAACGAGGATGATAACACCTACTAT GCAATGAAGGTTCTCTCCAAAAAGAAGCTGATGAGGCAGGCGGGCTTCCCCC GCCGCCCGCCACCCCGCGGAGCCAAAGCTGCCTCCgagggctgcctgcagcccaaAGGGCCCATTGAACAGGTCTATCAGGAGATTGCCATCCTGAAGAAGCTGGACCACCCCAATGTGGTGAAGCTGGTGGAG GTCTTGGATGACCCCAGTGAGGACCACCTCTACATGG TGTTTGAACTGGTGAAGCAAGG CCCCGTGATGGAAATCCCAACCCTGAAACCTCTCAGTGAGGACCAGGCTCGGTTCTACTTCCAGGATCTGATCAAGGGCATTGAATACT TGCACTATCAAAAGATAATCCACCGGGATATTAAACCTTCCAACCTCCTCGTGGGGGAAGATGGGCACGTCAAGATTGCTGACTTCGGAGTCAGCAACGAGTTCAAGGGAGCCGATGCCCTCTTAACCAACACAGTGGGCACCCCTGCCTTCATGGCCCCGGAGACGCTCTCGGAAACCAGGAAAATCTTCTCTGGAAAG gCTTTGGATGTCTGGGCCATGGGGATCACACTGTACTGCTTCGTGTTTGGGCAG TGCCCTTTTATGGATGAAAGGATCCTGAGTTTACACAATAAAATCAAGACCCAAACGTTGGAGTTCCCAGACCA gCCTGAAATTACAGACTTCTTGAAGGATTTGATCACGCGGATGCTGGATAAAAATCCCGAATCCAGGATTTCGGTCCCAGAAATCAAG GAAAGTACTGTGCAACAGCCTTTCGTAGGAGATTTCTGGTCCTGTGCCCCTGCGAGAGCCTGGAAGGGGCGAGAAGCTGAGAAAATGGAGACTAAG TTGCACCCTTGGGTCACCAAGAACGGAGCGGAGCTGCTGCCCACGGAGGATGAGAACTGCACCCTCGTCGAGGTGAcggaggaggaggtggagaatTCGGTCAAGCACATCCCCAGCCTGGCCACTGTG ATCTTGGTTAAAACGATGATCCGGAAGCGATCCTTCGGGAACCCGTTcgaggggagcaggagggaggaacGGTCGTTGTCTGCCCCCGGGAACCTGCTGCC GAAACAAGGCAGCGAAGATAATCTGAAATGCAACGACTTGCCCAACGTGGGAGAGGAGGAACTTCTTTCGTGA